The genome window ATAGCATTTATACCTTTCATTGGCCCCTTTTTTGTTTTATTAGGCGGAGCTTTGTTAGGACCAGTTATCACAACTATATTATTTTCTTTTTTGGTCTCTATTTCCTACACTTCATCTTTTTTAATAGTTAGAACAATTTTTATTAAAATTCATTTATTAAAAAAGTTTAATAAAAAATTTGAATATATAGTTAAAGGATTTGAAAAGGATGGTTGGGTTTATTTATTATCAGTTAGGTTAGCCGCTGTTATACCAGCTATTGCTATTAATATAGGTATGGGACTTACCCGAATTCCTACAAAACATTTTTATTTTGCAACACAAGTAGGTACTTTACCTATAATAGTTGTTTACTCTTATGCAGGAAGTCAAATTCAGCAATTTAAAAGCTTTAATGATCTTATTACCCCTGACTTTCTTCTTATTATGCTATTCATTGCAATTTCTCCAATTGTTTTAAAACTCATAAGTGAATTAATTTTAAAAAAACACCCATCTACAAAAAAAAAGATTGACAAGTAACAATTTTGAGTGCAATTATAATCCAATTTTTGGCTAAATGGTGAGGCCTCGCATTTAGTCGTCAATTTAATTCCTAAAATTATGTTTAATGGAGAAATATTTATGCAGGCATCTTTATTATTAGAAGATGGCTCCTATTTTCATGGCCAAAGTATTGGATTTCCAATGGAAACCAGCGGAGAAATCGTTTTTAATACTGCTATGACTGGATATGAAGAAGTTTTGTCTGACCCTTCGTATTTAGGACAAATTGTTCTTTTTACTAATAGTTATATTGGAAATACAGGCATTACTCTCGATGATTTAGAATCAAAACATATGTATGCAGAAGCATTAATTTGCAAGAATATTCCTGCTTATGCTGACAATTATCGTTCAAAAAAATCCTTGCATGAATTTTTATATAATCAAAAAAAGTCTGCCATTTTTGATCTTGATACCAGATTATTAGTGCAAAAAATTCGAGATTCAGGCTGCCTTTATGGAATCATTTCAACTACAGATAATGACATCATTTCTTTGAAAGAAAAATTGAAACATACCCAGAAAAAAAACTTAGCAAATACTGTTTCTATTTATAGCAAAACAGAAAATAATCACTGCATTACTACAAAAGATCAAGAAAAAAAATACAAAGTAGCTGTTTTTGATTTTGGAATAAAACAAGGAATTCTTGAATGTTTATCTAATTTAGGATGCGATATCTCGCTTATCCAATACCCTTTTTCTATTGAAGCTTTAGATGCCATCCAACCGGATGGCATTTTTTTTAGCAATGGTTCAGGAGACCCAAATATTTTAGCAAGTGAAACAAGTATTTTAGAAAACATGCAAAAAATCTTAATAAAATATCCTTGCTTTGGTATTTGCCTTGGACATCAATTGATTGGTCTGAGTTTTGGAGCAAAAATTAACAAGCTAAACAATGGACATCATGCTATAAATCACCCAGTAAAATCATTTCTTACAGTACCTCATAAGGTCATGATAACTTCACAAAATCATAATTTTGTAGTTGATATCGAAAACATAAAAAACGAATTTGAAATAACTCATCTCCATTTAAACGATAATACTCTGGCAGGAATGAAGCATAAATTTTTGCCAATTTATTCAGTTCAATTTCATCCTGAAGCAAATCCTGGCCCAAGAGATGCAGAAGAAATATTTCTATACTTTATTGAATTGATGAATACTTTTAAAAAAGAGAAAAATAATGCCTAAAAATTTAGACCTTAAAAAAATATTGATTATAGGTTCAGGTCCAATTCAAATTGGACAGGGCTGTGAATTTGATTATTCTGGAACACAAGCTTGTCTTGCATTAAAAGCTGAAGGTTATCAAATTATTTTAATAAATTCTAATCCAGCTACGATTATGACAGATAAAGAAACAGCTGATAAAATTTATATTGAGCCTATAACAATAGAATACGTTTCGAAAATAATTCAAGATGAACTTCCTGACGCAATCCTTCCTACAATGGGTGGTCAAGTTGCTTTAAATTTATTTATGGAACTTACTGAAAAAGGTATTTTGTCTAAATATAATGTAAAAAATATTGGAGTTGATCCTCATACCGTTTCTTTAGCTGAAGATAGAAAACTATTTAAAAATCTAGTTTTAGAATTAGGGTATGATGTAGTAAAAGGTGATCTTGTTCAAAATAAAGAAGAAGCAATAAAACTAGCTGGAATATTAAATTTCCCGCTAATTATTCGTGCCTCATTTACTTTAGGAGGTACAGGGGGCGGAATTGCTTATAATCACACGCAATTTCTGCAATTAATTGAAGCCGCATTTTCAGCAAGTGCTAATCATGAAATTTTAATCGAAGAGTCTATTATTGGTTGGAAAGAATATGAATTAGAAGTTATGCGTGATTGCAATGGAAATTTTGCCGTAATATGTGGTATAGAAAATATCAATCCAATGGGAGTCCACACCGGTGACTCTATTACTATAGCTCCATGCGTGACTTTAACTGATAAAGAATATCAATTTTTAAGGAACACAGCAAAAGATATTTTTGAAAAAATTGGAATGAAAACCGGTGGAGCTAATATTCAATTTGCAATTCATCCTGACACTGGAAGAGTTGTCGTGATTGAAATGAACCCAAGAGTGTCTCGTAGCTCGGCGTTGGTTTCAAAAGCTACCGGTTACCCTATAGCAAGAATTTCTGCTAAATTAGCTGTTGGTATTACGTTAGATGAAATAAAAAATGAAATTACGAAATCGACTAGCGCTGCATTTGAACCCGCAATTGATTATGTCGTGGTAAAAATACCAAGATGGGATTTTGAAAAATATAAAGACGCTGATCCAACTTTAGGAATTCAAATGAAATCAGTTGGAGAAGTTATTGCATTTGGGCGTTGCTTCAAAGATGCATTTCAAAAAGCTTGGCGTTCTTTAGAACAAAATATTGATGGCTGGCAAAGCTCAAAGTCTATTTATTCAGAAAATCAGATAAAAAAATTGCTTTCAAATGCGACCCCTAGTTTATTTAGTTATATTAAAGATGCTTTTTATTTAAAAATCTCTATTGATGAAATTTATAATTTAACAAAAATCAGCAAATGGTTTTTATATGAGTTAAAAGAATTGTTTGATTGTGAGCAAGAAATAATTCGCGCAAATATTCCTCTAGAATATTCAACTCTTTTTAAAGCTAAAAGATATGGTTTTAGTAATCAACAAATATCTGAATTAAAAAATTTAGCTGTCGATGAGATAGAACGTTATTTAATGAATTATGAAATAAAACCTACTTTTAAAATGGTTGATACTTGCGCCGGAGAATTTGAAGCCCAAACGCCCTATTACTTTAAAACTTATGAATCATTTAATGAGAATAAAGTATCTAAAAATAAAAAAATAGTTATTTTAGGAAGCGGCCCTAATCGTATTGGCCAAGGAGTAGAATTTGATTATTCCTGTGTCCATGCCGTAAAAGCAGTACAGGAATTAGGTTATGAAGCCATTTTAATAAACTCTAATCCGGAAACGGTAAGTACTGATTTTTATATCTCTGATAAATTATATATGGAACCATTAACTAATGAAGATGTTCTAGATATTTTGCAAGCAGAAAATCCTGCTGGCGTATTAATTCAATTTGGCGGGCAAAGCCCATTAAAATTAGCAAAAAAAATTGAAAAATCTGGATTTAAAATTCTTGGCACATCATTTAAATCAATAGAGTTAGCTGAAGATAGAAAACTTTTTGGTTCTATTTTACAAAAAAATAAAATTGCTGCTCCAAAATTTAGTACCGCTTTGACAAAAGAAGATGCAATTAAAATTGCTGATGAAATTAAATATCCCGTATTAATTCGCCCTTCCTTTGTTCTTGGTGGGCGTGGAATGGCAATTGTATATACAGAAAAAGAATTGATTGAATATTTTGATCAAGCTCTTGATTTAGATCCTTCAAAACCAGTTTTAATTGATAAATATCTTAACGGTGCAATTGAATTTGATATAGACTTATTATGTGATGGAAAAGACATATTTATCCCTGAAATTATGGAGCACATTGAGGAAGCCGGTATTCATTCTGGAGATAGCAGCTGCATTATTCCGCCCCTGCATGTCAATGCAGAACTTCGTTCGAAAATATTTGAAACCTCTAAAATTCTTGCCCTTGAATTAGCTGTAATAGGGTTGATGAATATACAATTTGCTCTTTATACCGAAGAATTATATGTTTTAGAAGTAAACCCAAGAAGTTCAAGATCAATCCCATTTCTATCCAAAGCAACAGGTATTTCAATGGCAAATCTTGGTACTAAAATTTGCTTAGGAATGGATATAATAAATTTAACACAAAATATTAAATTTAATTCGCATGAGAAATACTCCTTAAA of Pigmentibacter sp. JX0631 contains these proteins:
- a CDS encoding VTT domain-containing protein; the encoded protein is MKNKIILISIIVLAFLLARYLNITTNSEEEIKAFSFFKDQIDSLKSLYLQNKIIFIIFLSIIFYLLNIAFIPFIGPFFVLLGGALLGPVITTILFSFLVSISYTSSFLIVRTIFIKIHLLKKFNKKFEYIVKGFEKDGWVYLLSVRLAAVIPAIAINIGMGLTRIPTKHFYFATQVGTLPIIVVYSYAGSQIQQFKSFNDLITPDFLLIMLFIAISPIVLKLISELILKKHPSTKKKIDK
- the carA gene encoding glutamine-hydrolyzing carbamoyl-phosphate synthase small subunit; this translates as MQASLLLEDGSYFHGQSIGFPMETSGEIVFNTAMTGYEEVLSDPSYLGQIVLFTNSYIGNTGITLDDLESKHMYAEALICKNIPAYADNYRSKKSLHEFLYNQKKSAIFDLDTRLLVQKIRDSGCLYGIISTTDNDIISLKEKLKHTQKKNLANTVSIYSKTENNHCITTKDQEKKYKVAVFDFGIKQGILECLSNLGCDISLIQYPFSIEALDAIQPDGIFFSNGSGDPNILASETSILENMQKILIKYPCFGICLGHQLIGLSFGAKINKLNNGHHAINHPVKSFLTVPHKVMITSQNHNFVVDIENIKNEFEITHLHLNDNTLAGMKHKFLPIYSVQFHPEANPGPRDAEEIFLYFIELMNTFKKEKNNA
- the carB gene encoding carbamoyl-phosphate synthase large subunit, encoding MPKNLDLKKILIIGSGPIQIGQGCEFDYSGTQACLALKAEGYQIILINSNPATIMTDKETADKIYIEPITIEYVSKIIQDELPDAILPTMGGQVALNLFMELTEKGILSKYNVKNIGVDPHTVSLAEDRKLFKNLVLELGYDVVKGDLVQNKEEAIKLAGILNFPLIIRASFTLGGTGGGIAYNHTQFLQLIEAAFSASANHEILIEESIIGWKEYELEVMRDCNGNFAVICGIENINPMGVHTGDSITIAPCVTLTDKEYQFLRNTAKDIFEKIGMKTGGANIQFAIHPDTGRVVVIEMNPRVSRSSALVSKATGYPIARISAKLAVGITLDEIKNEITKSTSAAFEPAIDYVVVKIPRWDFEKYKDADPTLGIQMKSVGEVIAFGRCFKDAFQKAWRSLEQNIDGWQSSKSIYSENQIKKLLSNATPSLFSYIKDAFYLKISIDEIYNLTKISKWFLYELKELFDCEQEIIRANIPLEYSTLFKAKRYGFSNQQISELKNLAVDEIERYLMNYEIKPTFKMVDTCAGEFEAQTPYYFKTYESFNENKVSKNKKIVILGSGPNRIGQGVEFDYSCVHAVKAVQELGYEAILINSNPETVSTDFYISDKLYMEPLTNEDVLDILQAENPAGVLIQFGGQSPLKLAKKIEKSGFKILGTSFKSIELAEDRKLFGSILQKNKIAAPKFSTALTKEDAIKIADEIKYPVLIRPSFVLGGRGMAIVYTEKELIEYFDQALDLDPSKPVLIDKYLNGAIEFDIDLLCDGKDIFIPEIMEHIEEAGIHSGDSSCIIPPLHVNAELRSKIFETSKILALELAVIGLMNIQFALYTEELYVLEVNPRSSRSIPFLSKATGISMANLGTKICLGMDIINLTQNIKFNSHEKYSLKVPVFPFHKFPSFTPKLGPEMRSIGEVMVQANTLGELYAKGFIAAGYNLNLSGEILNCTKDIYFKVLENELAINTKFTSKIIHLNKNSDKNNVIEMIKNNKIAILLISLKDSENLDLEFIPQLLKVAVQYKVPIASTTRSTYSALKALLFLNEGM